gaaaaatagATGGAAAGGACGATAGAACTATAGATGGAAAGAATGACAGATAgatgacggacggacggacggatggatggatggattaataaatagatggatggatggatggatggatggatgtatagatagatagatagatagatagatagatagatagatagatagatagatagatagatagatagatagatagatagatagatagatagatagatagatagatagatagatagatagatagatagacggatgaaCCGATGAATGGATGgctatacagacagacagatagacagataccTTGCAGTCACAGCCCATCTGGTAGCGTGGACCCAGGCTCTTTTTCTGTGTCAGACTCAGAGACTCCCAGGACTCGATGTAGTCACACAGGTTTATGCGCAGTGTGCCATTTGAATTCAAATTACCTGCAGATGAACAAGATGCTGTTAGCTTAATGGTGCTGCTATGATTGCTGTACTTCACACAGGGAAATACAGGAGTTTCTTGAACACTAGTCTTCACAGTATAAGTCCACAGTATACTCTCACCTGTGATCAGGTATTCCTGCTTGCCATTGCTCTCAAGATTGACTCCACATAACGCTGAGGAGGGGCCCGTGAAGATAGTGTCAATCTCTCCATTGGGGCCCTTGAACATCTAGAGAAAGAAGATGGCGTAAAGACGTCAAGAAAGAAATTGTTGGCATTCTCTTGGTGTTTATCATTGCAAACATGCAGCTTTGACTGATTCAGTTCTTCAAATGAATATCTGTGTTATAGATTGAAGAACGTGCAGACTTCCGGTTTGGGTGAGAACAAGATGGCAGTGGGATCTAGCCCCTGACAATGAGGGTAAAAAGgccttaattatttttttaaactctctTACATGAATTACTTGGCAGAATAAAGTCAATGGCCATGACAAATAACTGCACTCTACACGGAAAATGTCACATAGGAAAATGATGACGATCCGCTAcggtcacgatcaccagcgatccaggcttgtagatcgctgtaatcattcactttcactcagactacaattctgtcaccttatgaactacaaatcctgcCATGCACCTTACTCACACCTGTTCTGGTTTacctttgattacacacacacacagctaggAGCAGCTCAAGGATTGATTACTCATGCTATAGAGACTGCTCACTTTgtcacacactttgctgagtcttgctGGTTTGTACCATGTAACATCATGAAGAGTTATTCTGTGTGGTCTTTCTGTGTTTGATTCTTGCATTGTTTTCTCGATATTGATTCTTTGCCGCCtgtactgaccatttgcctgttaccTGACTTCGCCTTTTGGATAACCTGTATGTTCCCATTTGCTCCCgctttgaccattgcctgcctgatcTATTGCCTACTTCTTGACTGATAAAACTGCACGTGTATCCTCAACTCCGTTGTTCAGTGTACCAACAGTtacagctacactgtaaaaatattggtcccactttatattaagtggccttaactaatatgtacttacacaggaattaatagtttgttacaatgcacTTATAGTGTAAATagatgtatttactgtgtacttatgcttgattaaatacatgtatgtaattacatctgtaattaacttttgaaattacatttgtaaatacactgttgaccatcccttacaccttaacccacccttaaacctacccatgccaccaaacctgtccataacccaacctctattccaactcaaaagcaccacaagtgttctcaaatacattataaacacagtaagtacattgtatttatttttgatgtaagtacatagtagttagggacacttaatataaagtgggaccaaaatatctgtaaatgagcGGTTGtgaatattttgtgattcatgtttttatttttcccagttttctatgcttttgaattgcattactgGATGTTGATTTTTTACAACGTTTAACCTTgaatgtttttaatagtttaaagtgatgcaATGTCTGGGTTGGAGTTGTTTATTACGGTACAAAagccttgtaataagctgccaggacattttctgttattatgcagacttatttctctatctagtatttttaatattatttcaaactactaaaatgtcaataaaagtcactttgttaaactgcagagttgaatttttaacaacAAAAGTCAACAGAACAGAGATCAACATATTATAATGcagttcacaaccgtaaataaacggaaaacacttgtgaaattGCAAAATACGGAATGATTAGTTAACAGATATTGTTTACAGTGTTGATCTGAAATAAAAGAGTTTGgtaaaaaacattttgataatCTAAAGAACTCTTTTCGAGTTTCCTGAACCTTTTGTGCAATGGAATTGGTGCAGTTAAAGTTAAAGCTACGTCCACATACTGTAGCActgatcgtttttttttttttttttccaaaatctttacatccataaaaatataatttcaagAAATGTCTGCGTCCAGACGGATATTGTATATTTGCCACTGTAAACAGCTGGAGAAAAAAATactgaacacgtcatgttttctCCTGGAAATAATATATCCAAAGGAGCAATTAACATGGAATTGTAattagattttggtaaaaactcaaacaacacaaaaaaattaaaaaaatgagtgATGTGTAATAACAATATAATGACACAAGGAGAACGTACTGAACTACTAAATCgtatttaatacttatttttttaataatttaattttttttggggtggcagcttaaagacgcctctcatatggagaatgaggTGTGAGTTTTCCACAGATTTTaaaagagtgtaaaaatcttgatggttctttgGATCTCGTCTATCAACCTTTATCtctattttgtgttttctattggattcgagtcaggtgattggctatgCCATTCTACAGCCTgaatttctttctctgaaagcatttaagagtctccttggctgtgttttggatcattgtcttgctgaaatgtccaccctggtttcatcttcatcctcctgctaatgtagatccTGGACTGatgcagctaatattcatttacgtTGATGAAGGGAAGAGGGTTgttgaataactactgagagatttcagctgctgtctgggctttcactgcctttctacacctccctttcttcatgtgttcaatactttttccctgtgtcatttcattttattacacattacttcatttgtaaactaattaatatatatatacatatatatatataattttttttttgcatatatggatttctttggttgtttttaaatttcaaatttgacaaaaatttcaagtcaacagaagttttagaaatatgttgtctgagaaaaatggtgacaagttcaatacttattttcctcgtTGTATGCACTAAAATCAAAAAAGGAATGCAGTGAGTCCTTCAGGGTTGATTATAGAAAAACAGGAAGCTGTGGTAGCTTTAGAAATATCTGACTTGTGTAATGATGTGTGCAATGCATCTCATCTAGTTGAAACAACATTATCAGGTTGTGTTGTAATTGTGCTGCTGGCACAGCTAGGTTTATTAGCACTAACGCAGCTCTGTATTCACTGTTGTTGAGTGTGTGGGATTCTTCCTCATTCTTCTGATCATGTGATACAGTGACATCATCCTTTCCAAACAGTGCCATTTTGCTTACCCACACGACTACAATAGGGGCAACGGTTTGAGATTATAGATCCACTCTATAACCCGTTCTCCAAAAAGTTCATTTTAGGGCACAGACAATGATATTGTTGTGTGGGCGAAGGGCCGAAATTATATTAAACTTTTGCAGGTTGGCCTAAGTCTATTGCTGTGTGGATGGGTCATTaggctttttaaaaaactattaatgcaaaaaaaaaaagattttgaagaacacaatggtctcaaactcaatcccTAGAGGGCtgcagtttagcttcaaccaccttCAACTCAAACCagcttaaagctgcggtcacacagggcttttctccccatagacgtccattcatacgcacacgaatgcgtcaaACCTGAAACGCAAGCTCGTTTGACAAGTTTCACAGCTTGCTGTGTTGGGAAGTAATTTTGGTAAACTCTGACTTGCGAAATCctatcacttgactgcgtgagaccaattgaggatcaaaacattgaaatagaaaattaattaaaaattagaaatttaaaatatgggccaatcgctcgctttttaaaatgactagtcatcttgtttaatcccgcctcttttcgcagcgccgttCTACAGAATTTCACAACTTCAAACTCTTGTGtgacaaaactgtgcagagctgtggccctccaggaattgagtttgaaactATGGTGTGACATTTTACCAGGTGAGCTAATAAGCAAGCTTACTGCATCAGAAAAACCATATATTTGGATCTGGTTACGTGATGCAGACAGTCAAATTGATTGAAAGTTACGCACTATGATAAACACGTTTTGGGGCtaaaacaatagcccctttcacacagtgataccggtaaatatctggaaaatttccggaacaactttaccggtatgttcaaaaaagcgctgttcaggcgaggacattacggaaattttccggaaaagagcattcacacatccattccaaaataccggtaaattctgacatcatttaccacatatgagctttaaacggctgcgcttgtatttgtaaacatttgactaaattacaaactctgtggaagatcaatattgtgaacaactttcgcaggatcactttcgcatgtcgagatgttcataatatgtgcgtgtgcaggcgctcacaggctgaagcttgaaggtaaacaaacataagcatctcatcgatgattatttacacagttggcataaagaagaacatataaacgtgatctgactaacttctagcagctaaatgtgtctggaaaaatatttaaaggtttttattctcacaaatcgcgcggacgtaaatgggtttgactgttgtgattggctaaagcagacgtctcacgtcagcactttctagacgtgcacgcgcttattacgggaatcttccttctgcattcacacagcgcagcattccggcaaattgccggtaatgttacaacttctctttccggaaaatagccagaacgaatttaccggtattttcaaaaaggacctgttcacacatacaacctttccggaaaattgccggcaattttccggaaaggtcactatgtgtgaaaggggctattgtattGTGTGAAAAACTACGCAAACATTTATTATCGATAGAATAAATGTTCTAATGTTCACTTGACTGGTGTTTCCAAAGTGCAAAAATCTTTAACTGAAATCAGTGGATGACAAGAGCAAAATTCTCCACTGACCTTCAACTGTTTGACATCGTATCGGATCATTTTGATTGGATAGCCATAAGCGTCATTGCCGGTGACCACCTCCTTTCTTCCGACGACTTTTGCTCTGATGACTGTAAACACAAgaaaaggaaaatatttaaagcattcactttctggcacattttataGCCTGCTCCactgtagtttgtgtgtgtggcgTCCAccctgtaaaaatatctgtaaattagcagttttctgtattttaagactcatgtttttgtttttccctgtttatttatgcctttgaattgcattatgggacctcaatctttcttccaacaacttttaaccttgaaaagttcaaaaagagacttttattaacgtttttaatagtttgaagtgatatattgtctgggttggtgttgtatatcatGCTACAAAATCCTTTTAACAAGCTGGCAGTAGATTTTCTGTTatattacagacttatttctctagatatcatctattttacattatattatctcAAACTACTAAGTAAAAAGTCTaataaataaaagtcactgtcaaattgtagagttgaatttccgacatcaaaagtcgacagagcagagattgagatcccataatgcaaatcacaACCGTGAATCATTAGAAAACAGTAatgaacagatattttttacagtatagatgTGCTGTTATCAAGCATTGAGATGACCCGTATCGTGCTGCTGTTGTCCTGCTTTGTGCTACAGGTGCTGAGAGTGTGTATGGACACACGTGAGTGTTTGATTAGCCGAGGGCAGCGTGAGGAATGTGTTCAGGAAGCCAGTCAGCAGTCTGACTGGAGCAGGCAGTTTGCCCCCCACCCCGCTTCCCATAGAGCTGCTGACATACAAATACCAAATGCTAGTTCAAACGCATCTCTCTAGAAGCAGCAGATTCAGTGGGCACCCAGAGAACGCTCTCAGAACATTCCTTTAAGGGGACcgcttttacaataaaataagtctctgatgtccctagagtgtgtatataaagttttaaCTCAAATTTCACACAAATAATGCCCCTTTTAGGTTTTGATCataattgtgtcattttggtgtCTTTtgctttaaaggttcaggacaccctggagaacttttttttttattttaacagatttgtgtgtgttgagcatcagttaagacaatgttagcacctgtcagctataattgtggggaaaactggataattttgtcagctaatttcaacttccaggtttaaaatgatttttggggagggatcaaaatctgcgacgtagcgcagtactgcaagtgcaatgatcacgcgtcggtttctcattattattcatagcggagttttcttatcctatgagaagagccggctgcttaattattcatgagagcacgtgcattccgaaggcagacctgccattttcaagcaagctgtgagacacagactgACGGcacgtagccgttcatgaaggctcgtatgtgtttgtttccatgatccacggggtttgttgcatgttttatccCCGCGATCtagtcagggccgatcatacagcaaagctgtgtgtgtgctgctagcatttttgtcgggagagcagtgcgagaattggagaatggcggacgtttatcaggagttcgttcacattcagacacatcgccgtgctgctgtgtttgcctaaatcctctattttaccagcagggctaatggttaaaatagacaggtcaggagacctgctgcactgagtctgcattcagatctataatagacccggggatcgagggagaatccctTATTTATATCActtatgatataaattgtggttaggtgtatatgaaattacaaataacaaatgtagcaggacattaaattactgtttatttctttgcattttaacgttgtgaactataaactcatgtgtCTCCTCagggtttgtgtctcattttgtgagctaactgtcaacaacagttgttcgctccccttctcccctgctggccac
This portion of the Danio rerio strain Tuebingen ecotype United States chromosome 3, GRCz12tu, whole genome shotgun sequence genome encodes:
- the timp2b gene encoding metalloproteinase inhibitor 2b precursor, producing MSMSRSVPLLLLVLCGATDFAGACSCSPEHPQQAYCNADVVIRAKVVGRKEVVTGNDAYGYPIKMIRYDVKQLKMFKGPNGEIDTIFTGPSSALCGVNLESNGKQEYLITGNLNSNGTLRINLCDYIESWESLSLTQKKSLGPRYQMGCDCKIVQCPIIPCSISEPVECLWTDWVLEGTVQGTQAQHYTCVKRSDSSCAWYRGSTPPKKEFMDIEEP